The nucleotide sequence CAGGTGGTGCGATGCGTGCTGTATTAGAAAGCGTTGGCGTGAAAGATGTATTGGCGAAATCAAAAGGATCTTCCAATCCGCATAACGTAGTAAAAGCTACGATTGATGCCTTAGTGAATATGAGAGATGCAGTTGCAGTAGCACAAAGCAGAGGTATTTCATTGGAAAAAGTTTTTAACGGTTAAAAAAATATTTTTTAAAATGAGTAAATTAAAAATAACACAAACAAAAAGCGGAATCAATAGAACGGAGCGCCAAAAAAGAACATTAAAGGCACTTGGTTTAACCCCGCAACACAGCGTAGAGGCAGAAGCTACGCCTCAGATTATTGGAATGATAAATAAAGTAAAACACTTAGTTTCCGTAGAGGAAATTTAATTTATAAAAATATGAATTTAAGTAATTTAAAACCGGCAGAAGGTTCGGTAAAAAACGCTAAAAAGCGTTTAGGCAGAGGACAAGGATCGGGTAAAGGCGGAACTTCCACAAAAGGACATAAAGGAGCTCAATCTCGTTCTGGATATTCTGCAAAAAGAGGTTTTGAAGGTGGTCAAATGCCATTGCAAAGACGTTTACCTAAATTTGGATTCAAGAATATTAACCGCGTGGAATATGTGGGTATAAATTTGGATGTTCTTCAAAAATTGGTAGATGAGAAAAAAGTTTCTGCGTTTGACAAAGATTTTTTTGTGAAAAGCGGATTGGCATCTAAAAACGACCTCGTAAAAATATTAGGAAGAGGTGAATTAAAAGCAAAAATAGAAGTGAAAGCAAATGCTTTTTCTGCTACTGCAATTACTGCAATAGAAGCAAAAGGTGGTGCAGCCATAAAATTGTAATATGAAAAAATTATTAGAAA is from Bacteroidia bacterium and encodes:
- the rpmD gene encoding 50S ribosomal protein L30, with product MSKLKITQTKSGINRTERQKRTLKALGLTPQHSVEAEATPQIIGMINKVKHLVSVEEI
- the rplO gene encoding 50S ribosomal protein L15 translates to MNLSNLKPAEGSVKNAKKRLGRGQGSGKGGTSTKGHKGAQSRSGYSAKRGFEGGQMPLQRRLPKFGFKNINRVEYVGINLDVLQKLVDEKKVSAFDKDFFVKSGLASKNDLVKILGRGELKAKIEVKANAFSATAITAIEAKGGAAIKL